A genomic window from Canis lupus dingo isolate Sandy chromosome 13, ASM325472v2, whole genome shotgun sequence includes:
- the LOC112662059 gene encoding acyl-CoA-binding protein-like yields MSQAEFDKAAEDVKHLKTKPADDEMLFIYSHYKQATVGDVNTERPGLLDLRGKAKWDAWNQLKGTSKEDAMIAYVNKVEDLKKKYGI; encoded by the coding sequence ATGTCTCAGGCTGAGTTTGACAAAGCTGCTGAGGATGTTAAGCACCTCAAGACCAAGCCAGCAGATGATGAGATGTTGTTCATCTACAGTCACTACAAACAGGCAACTGTAGGTGATGTAAACACAGAACGGCCTGGGCTGTTGGATCTCAGAGGCAAGGCCAAGTGGGATGCCTGGAATCAGCTGAAAGGGACTTCCAAGGAAGATGCCATGATAGCTTACGTCAACAAGGTAGAagatctaaagaaaaaatatggaatataa